DNA from Mycobacterium sp. SMC-8:
ACCTGAGGGCGGTGCCGGACGCGATCCGGTTGTCCCGCAGGACGTTGAGCACGATCAAGGGCAACCTGTTCTGGGCGTTCGCCTACAACATCGCGGCGCTGCCGTTGGCCGCTGCCGGGCTGCTCAACCCGATGATCGCAGGCGCCGCGATGGCTTTCAGTTCTGTGTTCGTGGTCAGCAACAGCCTTCGGCTGCGCGCGTTCACGCCGTCCCGCTGATCACGGATCGTCGTCGTCCTCGTTGTCGGGGAGTAGGTGGCGTTCGGGGTGGTGGTAGCCATTGATCAGCTGCGTGCGGTGTTGGCCGGCGTCGAGTTCGGGTGGCGGGTGCCATTCGGTCTGGTTCTTGGCGTTTTTGGTGGTGGTCCAGCCGGTGTTCTCGATCATCCGGTTGTGCGGTCCGCAGGCCAGGGTGAGGTCGTCGATGTCGGTCTGGCCGTCGTTTTTCCAGTCCGCGGCCGCGTGGTGGACCTGGCACCAGTACCCCGGCACGGTGCAGCCGGGCCGGGTGCAGCCACGATCACGGGCGTGCAGGACGATCCGCTGGGCGGCGTTGGCCAGCCGTTGGGCCCGGCCGAGGTAGAGGCTTTGACCGGTGTGTTCGTCGTAGACGTAGAGGTAGTGGTGGGCGCGGGCGGCCATCCGGATCAGATCGGGCATCGGCAGCAGCGAGCCGCCGCCGGTGACCGCCACCCCGGCCCCCTTTTCCAGTTCCTGCAAGCTGGTCGAGACGATCACGGTCACTGGTAACCCGTTGTGGCTGCCCAGCTGTCCGGATTCGAGGGTGCGGCGCAGCAGGGCTTTGAGGCCGTCGTGATTGCGCTGCCCTTCGGTGCGGGTATCGCCACACGCGGTCTCCGGTGCCCCATCCTCGCCCGGCTGTTGGTCGGGCATGTTGGCCCCGGGGGCGGCCTCTTTGGCCAGGGTCGCCTCCAGGTAGGCGCCCAGTTCGGCGTCCAGGTAGCCGGAGAGCTTGCGAAACCCGTCGCGCTGCTGCTTGCCGATCTTCACCCAGCGTTTCCGGGCCACCTCGTCGTCGGCGGGTTCGGGGCCGTCCTGATCGATCATCATCAACAACCGCCCCGCGGCCGCATCGAGCTCGTCGGGACCCAGACCCGAGCCCAGGGCGGCCAGGTGGGCATCGGCGGCCGCGCGGGTGTCCACATCCACCCAGGCGGGTAGCTTCTGGTGGAACTTCGCGATGACCGTGATGTGCTCGTCATCCAGCACGCCCTGAGCCTGGGCGGCGGCGGTGGCTTCCCACACCGGCGCAAGAGGCTGGCCCGTCATCGCCCGCCGCGGCCCGAGCATTTTGGCCCGTCGCAGCCGCCGCCCCGCTTCGGCGCCACTGACCCGCAGCGAGGTGGTCAGAACGCCCTTCCACGACGATTCCCCGAGCCGATGCGGCTCGGTCTCCTCGATCAACCGGGCCAACACCTTGTGCTCGAGCGCCGGCACGCTGCGCAACACCGTGGTCAGCTCGGCCAGCAGCCCGACCAACTCGCGGTGCGAGAGCTCATCGGCGGCCTTGGACAGCACACCGATCTGCTCGACGATCGCCCCCACCGCCTCCGACACCAACTCCATACCTCGAACACTAGTTCGAACCACCGACAGATCCATTCCGCCACGTGACCAGAGAAACCAAAGTGGCAGAAGAGTTTTCAGCGTTTCTCAGAGCTCTGCCGACGTACCCGGAAGGCTTTCACATCCGATTTGATCCCCTTCAAGTGCTTGGCCCCGGCGAACGACCAGGTGAACCGCTCGTCGTCGCCGATCGCTTCCCGGGCCGATTCGGCCACCAGTACCGACCCCGGCCGCGCCGCACCGGTGACCCGGGCGGCGAGATTGACCGGGCTGCCGAACCAGTCCCCGGCGCGGCTGACCGCCATGCCGGTCGCGACACCGGCGCGCAACCGCGGGAAGTCGTCCTCGTCCTCGGTCTCCTCGACCAGGCGCAGCATCGTCTCCAGCAGCGGCGCCGGCTCCGGGCTGACCAGCATCACCTCGTCACCGATCGTCTTCACGAATCGCACCGGGGCAAGCGCGAATTCGCGCGTCATGTCCGCCAGGCGCTGCGACAGGTGCTCCAGCTCCTCAGGCTGAACCGCCTCGCCCAGCCTGGTGAACCCGACCAGGTCGGCGAACCCGATCGTCACCAGCCGCGCACCCGGCAGATGTTGTCCCTCAGCACGTTCGGTCGCGTTGACGGCCTCGGTCTCGATCGCGTGGCGCAGCTGCAGCAGCAGGACCTCCTGGATCATCGGACCGAGCAGTGGCGCCACGTTCGCCACGAGGCTCTCGGACGCCTGCGCGATCTCCAATTCGGTGGCGCCCGGGCGTATCACGGCGGCCAACGCGGCATGGCGCATCGCCTCGGCCGCCCGGGACAACCCGTCACCGAGGAGCCTGGTGATCTGCACCAGCTCATCGGGATCGATCCCGACGTCGAGGAAATCACGGGTGAACTTCGCCGCCTCGGCATCGGCACGCAGAAACACCTCGGCGTCGGGATCGTCCACTCGCGGCAGTCCCATGGCGCGCTGAATCCGCTCGAACAGCGCCAGGTCGACGCGGGCCTGCGACGCGGCCTGCCGCGCCGACACGTACCGGCCGTCGTCACCGATGACCCGCCGCGACGCCAGCAGCATGGGCGCCGGGTTACCGCGGATCTGATCGAGGCCGACCCCGCGTTCGGCCAGCCAGCGGATCAACTCGGCACGCTCGGCCCGCGCGGCGCCTTCGAGCCCATCGAGCAGCCCGGATGTCTCCAGATCGAGGTGTTCGGCCACCCGCCCAAGGTATACGGCATAGTCGGGCACATGACCTCCCCGACGCTGCAGAGCTTCCCGCCGCTCGCCGCGGCCGGTGCCCGCATCCTGATTCTGGGCAACATGCCCGGTGTCGCGTCACTGCAGGCGCAGCGCTACTACGCCTACACGCGCAATGCGTTCTGGGCCATCATGGGCGAGCTGTTCGGATTCGACCCCGCAGGCCCGTACGAGCACCGCGTTGCCACGCTGACGGGTGCCGGGGTCGCGGTGTGGGATGTGCTCAAACACTGCCGCAGGATCGGCAGCCTCGACTCGGCCGTCGAGCCGGACAGCATGGCGCCCAACGACTTCGACGGGTTCTACGCCGCGCACCCCGAAATCACCCACGTGTACTTCAACGGCGCCGCCGCCGAGAAGAACTACGGCCGGCTCGTCGGCGCGCGGGACACCCTGCGCTACCGCCGGCTGCCGTCGACCAGCCCGGCGCAGACCATGTCCTTCGACCGCAAACTGGACGCCTGGCGCCAGATCACCGACATGGTCCGCATCGAGGACATGTCCGCCGACGAGCGCGACCGCCGCCTCAACGATCGAGCCACACGGCACGGGTAGGCGTTAACCTCACGGGATGTCCTGCGTCTTCTGCGCCATCGTCGCCGGTGAGGCCCCCGCCATCCGCATCCACGAGGACGACGACTTTCTCGCCATCCTCGACATCCGGCCGTTCACCCGCGGACACACACTGGTGTTCCCGAAGGCGCACACCGTCGATCTGACCGACACCCCGCCCCAGACGCTGGCCGCAATGGCGATGTTGGGTCAGCGCATCGCGAAGGCGGCCCGCGCGTCGGGACTACACGCCGACGGCAACAACATCGCCGTCAACGACGGCAAGGCCGCGTTCCAGACGGTGTTCCATGTCCACCTGCACGTGGTGCC
Protein-coding regions in this window:
- a CDS encoding adenylate/guanylate cyclase domain-containing protein, with the protein product MAEHLDLETSGLLDGLEGAARAERAELIRWLAERGVGLDQIRGNPAPMLLASRRVIGDDGRYVSARQAASQARVDLALFERIQRAMGLPRVDDPDAEVFLRADAEAAKFTRDFLDVGIDPDELVQITRLLGDGLSRAAEAMRHAALAAVIRPGATELEIAQASESLVANVAPLLGPMIQEVLLLQLRHAIETEAVNATERAEGQHLPGARLVTIGFADLVGFTRLGEAVQPEELEHLSQRLADMTREFALAPVRFVKTIGDEVMLVSPEPAPLLETMLRLVEETEDEDDFPRLRAGVATGMAVSRAGDWFGSPVNLAARVTGAARPGSVLVAESAREAIGDDERFTWSFAGAKHLKGIKSDVKAFRVRRQSSEKR
- a CDS encoding HIT family protein, which produces MSCVFCAIVAGEAPAIRIHEDDDFLAILDIRPFTRGHTLVFPKAHTVDLTDTPPQTLAAMAMLGQRIAKAARASGLHADGNNIAVNDGKAAFQTVFHVHLHVVPRRDGDKVKFAKGMLIRRDPDREETGRLLREALAQLDAAEKE
- a CDS encoding DNA-deoxyinosine glycosylase, with translation MTSPTLQSFPPLAAAGARILILGNMPGVASLQAQRYYAYTRNAFWAIMGELFGFDPAGPYEHRVATLTGAGVAVWDVLKHCRRIGSLDSAVEPDSMAPNDFDGFYAAHPEITHVYFNGAAAEKNYGRLVGARDTLRYRRLPSTSPAQTMSFDRKLDAWRQITDMVRIEDMSADERDRRLNDRATRHG
- a CDS encoding HNH endonuclease signature motif containing protein, producing the protein MELVSEAVGAIVEQIGVLSKAADELSHRELVGLLAELTTVLRSVPALEHKVLARLIEETEPHRLGESSWKGVLTTSLRVSGAEAGRRLRRAKMLGPRRAMTGQPLAPVWEATAAAQAQGVLDDEHITVIAKFHQKLPAWVDVDTRAAADAHLAALGSGLGPDELDAAAGRLLMMIDQDGPEPADDEVARKRWVKIGKQQRDGFRKLSGYLDAELGAYLEATLAKEAAPGANMPDQQPGEDGAPETACGDTRTEGQRNHDGLKALLRRTLESGQLGSHNGLPVTVIVSTSLQELEKGAGVAVTGGGSLLPMPDLIRMAARAHHYLYVYDEHTGQSLYLGRAQRLANAAQRIVLHARDRGCTRPGCTVPGYWCQVHHAAADWKNDGQTDIDDLTLACGPHNRMIENTGWTTTKNAKNQTEWHPPPELDAGQHRTQLINGYHHPERHLLPDNEDDDDP